The Xanthomonas sontii genomic sequence GGGGGGTCATGGCTCAAAGGCCTCCCGGAAAGCCATAGTTTAACGGGTGAAGCGGATTTGCCCAAGCGCTTTTGCGCAACAGCCGCCCCATAAAAAAGCGACGCCCCGGGCGACCGGGGCGTCGTGTGCAGGAAACCCTGCGCAAACTCAAGGCTTGCGCGCTTCCTCTTCCTCTTCCTTCTTCGGCGCGGCCGCATCCTTGCCGGCCTTGTGCTCGGCGGCCGCGGCGGCGCGGCGCTTGGCCTTGGCATCGGCCTCGGCCTTTTCCTTGGCGACCTGCGCCTCATAGGCGGCGGCACCGGAGGCGGCCGGATCGGCGCTCTGCGCCTGGGCCATCGCGACCGGCACGGCCACCGCGGCGGCGACCAGGGCGGCCAGGGTCAACAGCTTGCGAACGTTCATGGCGGACTCCTTTGGGACGTGCGACGAAGATGTGGGCGACGTCGCGGTTTTTCCAGGGCCAGCGTAGCGCGACGCCGCCGCACCTGCCCTGAACACCGGCGACGTGCAAAAAACCGCCGCAGACCGCACACTTCCGGATCTGCTTCGCGCCACCTGCTGAGACGCATGAATACCCGCTACAACGCCGCCGACATCGAAGTTCTCTCTGGCCTGGACCCGGTCAAGCGCCGGCCCGGCATGTACACCGACACCGCACGGCCGAACCATCTGGCCCAGGAAGTCATCGACAACGCCGTGGACGAGGCGCTGGCCGGCCACGCCCGGCACATCGAGGTGACGCTGTACAAGGACGGCAGTTGCGAGGTGTCCGACGACGGCCGCGGCATGCCGGTGGACATCCATCCGGAAGAGAAGATCTCCGGCGTCGAACTGATCCTCACCCGGCTGCATGCCGGCGGCAAGTTCAGCGACCGCAACTACACCTTCAGCGGCGGCCTGCACGGCGTCGGCGTCAGCGTGGTCAATGCGCTGTCCAATCGGGTGGAACTGTTCATCAAGCGCGAAGGCAACGAGTACCGCATGGCCTTCGCCGACGGCCACGCCGCCTCCAAGCTGGAGATCGTCGGCAGCGTCGGCAAGAAGAACACCGGCACGCGTCTGCGCTTCTGGCCGGATCCGAAGTACTTCGACACGCCGAAGTTCGCAGTGCGCGCGCTGCGCCACCTGCTGCGCGCCAAGGCGGTGCTGTGCCCCGGCCTGACCGTCAAGCTGCACGACGAAGCCACCGGCGAGCAGGACACCTGGTACTTCGAGGACGGCCTGCGCGACTACCTGCGCGGCGAGCTGTCCGAGCGCGAGCTGCTGCCGGCCGAACTGTTCGTCGGCAGCCTGAAGAAGGACCGCGAGATCGTCGACTGGGCGGTGGCCTGGGTGGTGGAAGGCGAGCTGGTGCAGGAAAGCTACGTCAACCTGATTCCCACCGCGCAGCACGGCACCCACGTCAACGGCCTGCGCAGCGGCCTCACCGACGCGTTGCGCGAGTTCTGCGATTTCCGCAACCTGCTGCCGCGCGGCGTGAAGCTGGCGCCGGAAGACGTGTGGGACCGCGTGGCGTTCGTGCTCTCGCTGAAGATGACCGACCCGCAGTTCAGCGGCCAGACCAAGGAACGCCTGTCCTCGCGCCAGGCCGCCGGCTTCATCGAAGGCGCCGCGCACGATGCCTTCAGCCTGTGGCTGAACCAGAACGTGGAGACCGGCACGCGCATCGCGCAGATCGCCATCGACCGCGCCAGCGCGCGGCTGAAGACCGAGAAGCAGATCGTGCGCAAGAAGGTCACCCAGGGCCCGGCGCTGCCGGGCAAGCTGGCCGACTGCATCAGCCAGGACCTCTCGCGCACCGAACTGTTCCTGGTCGAGGGCGACTCGGCGGGCGGCAGCGCCAAGCAGGCCCGCGACAAGGATTTCCAGGCGATCCTGCCGCTGCGCGGCAAGATCCTCAACACCTGGGAAGTGGCCTCCGGCAGCGTGCTCGCCTCGGAGGAAGTGCACAACCTGGCGATCGCGATCGGCTGCGATCCCGGCAAGGAGGAGATCGACGGCCTGCGCTACGGCAAGGTGGTGATCCTGGCCGACGCCGACTCCGACGGCCTGCACATCGCGACCCTGCTGACCGCGCTGTTCCTGCGCCACTTCCCCGCCCTGGTGCGCGCCGGCCACGTGTTCGTGGCGATGCCGCCGCTGTTCCGCGTGGACGTGGGCAAGCAGGTGTTCTACGCGCTGGACGAGGAAGAGAAACGCTCGCTGCTGGACAAGATCGAACGCGAGAAGATCAAGGGCCAGGTCAGCGTCACCCGCTTCAAGGGCCTGGGCGAGATGAATCCGCAGCAGCTGCGCGAATCCACCATCCACCCGGACACCCGGCGCCTGGTGCAACTGACCGTGGACGACGGCGACCAGACCCGCTCGCTGATGGACATGCTGCTGGCCAAGAAGCGCGCCGGCGACCGCAAGCAGTGGCTGGAGACCAAGGGCGACCTGGCGTCGCTGGAGGTCTGAGACCGGGTGCGCGCGCTGGCGCTTCCAGTCAGCGCGTGCGCGGTCGTGCAGATGCCGCTTCCCCGGCCGGCTCGGCGAGAGCCGTGTCGGGTTTGCACTAGCGGGTTGTGAGTGCTCCCGAAAGCATCGTGCGGGAGCGACTTCAGGGCACCTCTAAAAACCCCGCCTTTGGCATCATTGGTCTGGAGAACACGCCGAGGACGCCACGATGATCAGCCTGTTTGCCGGCCACGAACGCGAAGCCAAGCGGCAGCAGATCGGCGATCCTCTGGCTCTGCTGTCACGGCATATCGACTTTGCCGGGATTGCTCACGTCGTAGACGCGAAGCTGTCCTTGGGTACTGGCAAGCGCGGTGGCCGTCCGGCTTGGCCGACGCAGGTGATGATCAAGCTGCTGCTGTTGCAGCAGTTGTACAACCTCTCCGACGATGCGCTGGAGTACCAGGTGCTGGATCGGCGCAGCTTCCAGCAATTCCTCGGACTGGAACACAGCGGCAAGGTGCCCGACGCCAAGACGATCTGGGTGTGGCGCGAACGGCTCAAGACCAAGGATCTGATGGGCGACATCAGCGCGGCGATCGGTGAGCAATTGCAACGTGCCGGGTTCATTGCCCGCGGCGGTCAGATCATCGACGCCAGCATCGTCAGCGCTCCGATCCAGCGCAACACGCGCGAAGAGAACGCGCAGATCAAGCAGGGCGATGACGTCGGCCAGGACTGGAGCGATGCCAAGCGTGCGCAGAAGGATATGCAGGCACGTTGGACCAGGAAGCATGGGGTGGCGTTCTACGGCTACAAGCTGCACGCCAGCACGGACCGTCGCTGGGGCTTCATCCGCCGCTACGACGTGAGCGCGGCCAACGTGCACGACAGCCGTCACTTCGAGCAGGTGCTGGACCCGGACAACACCGGCCGCACGGTATGGGCCGATAGCGGGTATGCCGATGCAGCGCGGGAAGCAGACCTGAAAAGGCGTGGTTACCGCCCCGCGATCCAACATCAAGGGCATGCGCGCAAGCCCTTGAGCGAGGCAGCAAAGCGCCGGAACCGTCGAATTGCCAAGGATCGGGTGTTCGGCGAGCACCCGTTTGCGCGCTTGGCCCAACAAGGCGGCAAGTTCGTACGCTGCATCGGCTTGGCGCGGGCAAAGGTGGTGATCGGGCTGAAGGTCGCCAGCCATAACGTGATGCGGCTGGCACGGCTACAGGAGCGGGCCATGGCGCCAGCGTGATCGGCTGAGGTAGCCCAGCGGCCACCTCAGCCTCCCAACCACCACGATCAGGCGCCGCTCTGGTGCCGTTGCGACAGATGCTACCCCTGGCTCCAGGTCGTGGCAGGTTGTTCGAGGTGCCCTTCAGTCGCGACGCGCGAAGCAGGCAGATGCCGGGGCATCATGCCGTCGGGACTGAAGTCCCTCCCACAACATCCCTGCCTGCGCGCCGCACGACCGGCGGATGCCGTCAGTTGCCTGCGCGGCATTGATGCCGCCTGGGCCCTCAGCCACGCGCAGGCGCCGCCGGTACCACGCCGGTGCAGTCGTGATCCTGCAGTTCCTCCGCACCGACCCCATCGCCGGGAAGCGCGGTGGCGGCCAGCAGCACGAAGCCCGGGCGACCATCGAACGCCGCGCCGACCACCGCCAGGGTCTGGTGCACCATGCTCTGCTGCGGCGGCAGGCTGCGCGCCAGCAGCGTCAGCGGATTCGCATCCAGTTCTTCGCCCTCCACGCGCATCGCCCGATAGGCGTGACCGTGCAGCGGCTGCGGCAACGGCGCCCAGGTAGGGCCGATCGACGCCTGCATCGCCTGCAACTGGTCGCGCACCTGCGGCGCCAGGCAATCGATATGGACATGCAACTGGTCCTGCGAACGCGCCGAGGGCGGGTTGATCGTCAGGCTGGCCAGTTCGCGCGGCAGCGGCCGGTTCAACAACCGCTCGACCCGGGTGCGCGCCTGCCAGGCCAGGCCCAGCCAGTTCGGCGCGCCGGCGGCACGCGCGCGCGGATCTTCGATCCCGCTCACCGGCACCGTCGGAATCAGCAGGTACTGGTAGTCGCCGCGCAGGTCCTTCATCAAGACATAGCGTTGGCCGGGCTCGGCATGCACTTCGCTGCAAGGGGCCGGATCGGCGCCGGCGCGCGCCTGCGGCAGGCAGCGCGTGCTCAGCAGCCGCCACAGGCGCTGGCGATCGTGGGCATGCGGATCGTGCGCCGCCGGCGACTCGGCCACGGACGGCGGCGCAGGCACGCTGGCGCAGCCGGCCAGCAACGCCGCCAGGAACAGGCTTAGCGGCAGGCGAAAACGAAGGACGGGCATGCGCAGCGGACCGGACACGGGACGGACCGGCGATTGTAGCCAGTGCCGATGAACCGGCATGGCGCCCGCCGCCGACCATGGCTTTGTGCACATCCGCCGCGCCGACGCCGCGGCCTAGCATGCCGGCTCCCTTCCTGCGAGCGACCGCCCGTGCCGACCTTCCCTTCCGTGCTGCTGGCCGTGCTGCTGGCGGCGATGCCGATGACCGCGGCGCTGGCCGCCGATGCCGATGCGGGCAATGCCGACAAGGGCGACAAGCCCGCCGCCGCCGAACCGGCGCCGCTACCGGCCGACGCACAGACCAGCCAATCCACCCAGCTCGACGGCCGCACCCTGCGCTACACGGTCAAGGTCGGCACGCTGCCGGTGAAGGACAAGCAGGGCAAGGTCGTCGCCGACGTGGTCTATACCGCCTACACCATGGACGGCAAGGACCGTCCGGTCACCTTCGCGCTCAACGGCGGCCCCGGCGCGGCCTCGGTGTACCTCAACCTGGGCGCGATCGGGCCGAAGGTGGTGGCGTTCGGCAGCGAGGGCGACAGCGCCTCGGCACCGGCGCAGCTGCGCGACAACCCCGGCACCTGGCTGGACTTCACCGACTTGGTGTTCATCGACCCGGTCGGCACCGGCTTCAGCCGCTCGCGCGTGCCCGACGAGCAGGCCAAGAAGCAGTTCTACAACCCGCAGGCCGATATCGAATACCTCTCGCGCACCATCTACGACTGGCTGCTGAAGAACCAGCGCCTGCAGTCGCGCAAGTACCTGGTCGGCGAGAGCTACGGCGGCTTCCGCGGCCCGCGCATCACCCACTACCTGCAGACCAAGCTCGGCGTGGCGATGAACGGCGTGGTCCTGGTCTCGCCGTATCTGAACCCGACCCTGGACGACAACGGCGACGTCTCGCCGCTGCCGTGGATGCTGACCCTGCCGTCGATCACCGCCGCACGCCTGGAACGCGAGGGCAAGCTGACCCCGGAAGCGATGCGCCAGGTGATCGACTACACCCGCGGCGACTACGTCACCGCGCTGCTGCGCGGCCGCTCCGACCCGGCCGGCACCACCCGCATGATCCAGCAGGTGACCGCGATGACCGGCCTGGACCCGGCCTTCGTGCGCCGCGCCGGCGGCCGCCTGGAGACCCAGGCCTACCTGCGCGAGGTGTTCCGCGACAAGGGCGAACTGGGCAGCCGCTACGACTCCAACGTCACCGCCTTCGACCCGTTCCCCAACGCCCCCGAGCAGCGCGCCAACGACCCGCTGCTGGACAGCATCATCGCCCCCACCACCACCGCGATGGTCGATTTCGTGACCCGCGTGGTCGGTTGGAAGGTCGACGCCCGCTACGAGGCGCTGAACTACGACGTGAACCGGCTGTGGGACTGGGACGACGAACTGCGCAAGGGTTCGGTGACGCAACTGCGCCAGTCGGTGGCGATCGACCCGAAGCTGCGCGTGCTGATCGTGCACGGCTGGAACGACCTGTCGTGCCCGTTCATGGGCTCGGTGCTGACCGTGGACCAGATGCCGGTGATGGGCAACGACCCGACCCGCGTGCAGGTCAAGAACTACCCCGGCGGCCACATGTTCTACAACCGCGCCGACAGCCAGCGCGCGCTGCGGCAGGACGTGATGGCGATGTATCGGGCGAATTGATGGGAATGGGGAATTGGGAATGGGGAATCGCAAAAGCGGTTCCCCAGTCGTCGAGACAATACCCCGACCTGCGTGGTTCGGGAGTGCTATCGCGATGGAGTTACTTGGCTACGCGACGTCGCCACGCAGGCAACACTCGTTGCGACAAGAGGACGTAAGACGTATCCAGATTCCTTTCGGAGGGCGACATCGTCACCGTTCGCGGGAAATCTATGCTTTTACGATTCCCGTTTCCCCACTCCCGATTCCCGGCTCCCTCACACCCACCCAGCCAAGGCGAATCCGCGGAAAATCAGATACGCCACGCCGGCAGCGGCCGGGATCGTCAGGATCCAGGCCCAGACGATGCGTTCGATGACGCCGAAGCGCAGCGAGCGCGGGTTCTTGGCGAAGCCCACGCCCATGATCGCGGTGGAGATGCTGTGGGTGGTGGACACCGGCATGCCGAAGTGCGCGGCCAGGGTCAGGATCGTGGCCGAGCTGGTCTCCGCGGCGAAGCCATGGATCGGATGCAGCTTGACCATCTTGTGGCCCAGGGTCTTGATGATCTTCCAGCCGCCGGAGGCGGTGCCGGCGGCCATCACCACCGCGCAGGTCAGCACGATCCAGGTGGCGATGCCCTGCCCCTGGCTGGCGTCGGGATGCAGGAACGCCAGCCACGACGGCAGGTCGTCCAGGGCGCCGGTGCTCTGCGCGCCGATCAGGGTCATGGCGATGATGCCCATGGTCTTCTGCGCGTCGTTGTGGCCGTGCGCATAGCCCATGTACGCGGCCGAGGCGATCTGCGCCTTGCCGAAGAAGGCATTGACCCAGCGCGGCCGCGCCAGCCGCCCGAGCGGGCCGCCCAGCTTGGCCAGGCCGGCGATCGCCGCCCACAGCAACAGCATCACCGCGATGCCGAGCAGGAAGCCGGCGATCGGGGAGGTTACCATCGGCACGAACACCTTCCACAGCAGTCCCTTGTTCTTGGCCCAGTCGCCGAGGTTCTGCGACCAGATCAGCGCGCCCCAGTCGTTGTGCGCGGCGGCCAGGCCGGCGCCGCACAGGCCGCCGATCAGCGCATGCGAGGACGAGGACGGCAGGCCCTTCCACCAGGTGATCAGGTTCCAGACGATGCCGCCGAGCAGCGCGCACAGCACCACGTGCGGGGTCACCGCGACCACGTCGGTATTGAGCAGGCCGGAGGCGATGGTCATCGCCACGGCGGTGCCGGTCAGCGCGCCGACCAGGTTCATCGCCGCGGCCAGCATCACCGCCCAGCCGGGGCTGAGCACCTTGGTGGCGACCACCGTGGCGATCGAGTTGGCGGTGTCGTGGAAGCCGTTGATGAACTCGAACACCAGCGCCGCCAGGATCACGATCAGGACCAGGCTCAGCATCGGCGCGCCTCCACGCACGCGGCGGCGGCGGCCGGCGCGCGCAGGGCGCCACGGCCGCGCAGGCAGCAACTCCGCAGCGCGTCCATCAGGAGTTCTTCAGCACGATCTGGTAGACCACCACGCCGGCCTCGCGGCAACGGTCGATGGCCTTCTCCAGGATTTCGAAGAACTCCTTGAGCAGGAACATCTGCAGGTTGTCCAGGCGCCCGGAGTAGATGTCGCGGTACAGCTCCAGCATCAGCCGGTCGGCCTCGTTCTCCAGCGAGCGCAGCTTGTCGTTGAGCGCGCTCATCCGGTCCAGGTTCATGTGGCGCAGGTCGTGGACCATCTCCACCACCACCGCCGCGGCCTGCTCCAGCATCGCCGAGCGCGGCGCGAAATCGATGTGCTCCAGGTGCTGGATCGCCAGCGAATAGCGATCGGCGAACTTCTCCACCTGCTTGGGGATCTTGTACAGGGCCGAGCCCAGCGCCTCGATGTCCTCGCGCTCGATCGGGGTCATGAAGCTGTCCACCAGCGCCTGGCCGATCTTGTCGGACGCGGCGCGCTCGCGCAGGCGCGCCAGCTTGAAGCCGTCCAGCGCCGGCTGCCGGTCGGACTCGCGCATCATCGCGTGCAGGGCCTTGGTGCTGTCGTAGGCGGCCTGTGCCGCCTCGTCGAGCAGGGTGTAGAACTGCTTGCCGGAACCGAAGATGGTCTGCAACGAAAACATGCAACGCGCTTCCCGCCGTCGCGGGGAGGACGGCACTGGGGCGGAATTATGACTGTTTGCTGACACCTGCGGGTAGTCGCGGCCCCGGGCCGGCCCTGGCGACGTCGGCGCGGCGTGGACGCGGCCCCCGCCCGGGTTTGTTACCATCGCCGCCGCGCCCTTCGCGGGCGCACCCTATGGACGACCACCCCACACCCCCTGCCCCGCGCCGCAACGGCGCCCATGTCCCCGCTTTCCTTGGCGCCAAGGAGCGCGCGCATGCTTGAACTGTTGATCGTTGCAGCCCTCATCCTGCTCAACGGTTTCTTCGCGATGTCCGAGATGTCGCTGATGACCTCGCGCAAGAGCCGGCTGAAGCAGATGGCCCAGTCCAGCACGCGCGCGGCCAAGGCGCTGGCGCTGGCCGAGAACCCCGAGCACTTCCTGTCCACCGTGCAGATCGGCATCACCGCCATCGGCATCCTCACCGGTACCTTCGGCGGCGAAGCCATGGGCGTGGCGATCGCGGCCAAGCTGCAGGCGCTGTTCCCGGCGCTGGCGGCCAACTTCACCCTGTTCGGCGATCCGCAGCCGTGGTCGGCGCTGATCGGCAAGACCCTGGCGATCGTGCTGATCACCTTCCTGACGCTGATCTTCGGCGAACTGGTGCCCAAGCGCCTGGCCCTGACCCGTTCGGAGGTCATCGCCGGCTTCGTCGCCATCCCCATGGGCTGGCTGGCCCGGATCGCCGCGCCGTTCGTCTGGGTGCTGTCGCGCTCGACCCGGCTGGTGCTGCGCCTGCTCGGCCTGGGCAAGGAGGAGTCGGCCTCGGTGACCGAAGAGGAAATCCGCATGCTGGTGGCCGAGAGCCACGAGGCGGGCGTGATCGACGCGCACGAGCGCGACATGATGAACCGGGTCATGCGCCTGGGCGACCGCACCGCCGACAGCCTGATGACCCCGCGCAACCGCATCGCCTGGCTCGACGCCAACGCCGAGCCGCAGCGCAACCTGCAGGTGATGCGCGAGCACGAGTTCTCGCGCTACCCGGTGTACCGCGGCAGCGACCAGGACATCGCCGGCGTGCTGGAGGTGAAATCGCTGGTCACGCGCATGGACGGCGACGCCACCCAGTTGTTCCAGAGCCTGCGCGACACCTTGTTCGTGTCCGAGTCCACCCACGCGATGAAGCTGCTGGAGATCTTCCGCGAAGAGCAGCAATCGATGGCCCTGGTGGTGGACGAGTACGGCGAGATCCAGGGCCTGGTGACGATCAGCGACCTGATGGGCGCGGTGGTCGGGCGCCTGCAGTCGGCCGACAACGCCGACGAGGACGCGCTGGTGGTGACCCGCGCCGACGGCTCGCTGCTGATCGACGGTTCGCTGGCGATCGAGGACCTGCGCGAACTGCTGGGCGGCGCCGAGCTGCCCAGCGCCGAGGAAGGCGACTACAACACCCTGGCCGGCCTGTGCATCTACTACTTCGGGCGCATCCCGCACGCCGGCGAGTTCTTCGACTGGGCCGGCTGGCGCATCGAGATCGTCGACCTGGACGGCGCGCGCGTGGACAAGCTGCTGCTGCGCAAGCTGCAGGACGAGAACAGCGATGACATCACCGGGTGACGCACCCGGCGGTGCGCCGCACGAGGGCGACCACGGCTACAGCGCCGAGGGCATCCGCACCCTGCTCGACACCTTCGTCCTCGGCGACCCGGACGAACACCTGCGGCTGCGGCTGATCCTCGCCGACCTGCAGCAGAGCGCGTTCGGCGTGTTCCTGTTCGTGGCGATCCTGCCGGCGTTCCTGCCGGTGCCGGGCCTGGCCGGCGGCATCAGCGGGCCGCTGGTGACGCTGATCGGCCTGCAGATGCTGATCGGCCTGCGCAAGCCGTGGCTGCCGCGCTTCATCGGCGAGCGCGGGCCGCGCCGCCGCACCATGCAGCGCTTCGTCGGCCGCATCGCGCCGTGGCTGCGACGCCTGGACCGACTGCTCAAGCCGCGCCTGCCGGCGCTGGTCGATACCCTGCCGGCGCGCGCCTTCAGTGGGCTGCTGCTGATCGTGCTGGGGATCCTGCTGTCGCTGCCGATCCCGTTCACCAACTACGCCTTCGGCGCGATGCTGTTGCTGTTCGCGCTGGCGCTGCTGGAACGGGACGGCGGACTGATGCTGCTGTCGTGGCTGGGCAGCGTCGCCGTGGCGCTGAGCCTGGGATTGGCCTCGGACCAGGTGGTCGACCTGGGCCGGGAGTGGATGCACAAGCTGCGCTGAGCGCACGCGGCAGTGGGGCGCCCGCTGCCCGCTTACTTCACCAGGTACAGTTCCGTCTCGCTGGCAAACACGTTGCGCATGTGCGACGGCCGCACGGACGCACCCTTGGCCGGGCGTTCCGGCGTCTGGGCGCGCAGGCGCTCCAGGCATTTGCTCATCTGTTGCAAGGCCGCCTCCAGTCCACATTCGTGCACCGGCGCCATCGGATGCTGTGCGTTCATTGCCGATCCCCCTGTTCGCGTCAGTTGTACGGCCGTGTCCCGAGGCCGAACGCCACGCTGATGCGCGACGCGAAACGATGACATACCCGGGAAAATCAAGACATCGTGAAAGCGGTGCACGGTGTGATGCCCATCAACGCAAATATGGCAATGAGCGCCCGCGCGCGTCTGCGCGTGTAGACACCCGCGCAGATATGCGCATCACGCGGCCGCGGCGACCTGCGTCCAGGCCTCCGACGCCAGTTGGAACGAGCGCAAGCGCGCCGCGTGATCGTGGATATTGGCAGTCAGCAGCAACTCGTCCGGGCGGTGCCGCGCGACGAAGTCGGACAGCCCGTGTGCGACCGCGTCGACATCGCCCAGCACCGTGCAGGCCAGTGCGCGTTCCACACCCAGCTTCTCGTGCGGCGCCCAGAACGCTTCGATGTCGTCGATCGGCGGCGGAATCAGCCCGGGGCGGCCGCGGCGCAGGTTGACGAAGCTCTGCTGCTGCGTGGTGAACAGACGCCGCGCCTCGGCCGTGGACGCGGCGGCCACCACGTTCAGGGCCAGCACCGCGTATGGCGCCTGCAGGCGCGTGGAAGCGCGGAACTCGCGGCGATACACCGCCAGCGCCTCGTCCATCGCGTCCGGGGCGAAATGCGAGGCAAAGGCGAACGGCAGGCCCATCGCCGCGGCCAGGCGCGCGCTGAACAGGCTGGAGCCGAGCAGCCACACCGGTACCTCGATGCCGGCACCGGGCACGGCGCGCACCAGTTGTCCGTCGACTGCCGGCTCGAAATAGCGCAGCAGTTCGGCCACGTCGTGCGGGAACTGGTCGGCACTGTCGAAGTAACGGCGCAACGCGCGTGCCGTGGCCTGGTCGGTGCCGGGTGCGCGCCCCAGCCCCAGGTCGATGCGACCGGGATACAGCGAGGCCAGCGTGCCGAACTGCTCGGCCACCTGTAGCGGCGCATGGTTGGGCAGCATGATGCCGCCGGCGCCGACGCGGATGCGCCTGGTGCCGCCGGCCACATGCCCGATCAACACCGCGGTGGCGGCGCTGGCGATGCCGGGCATGTTGTGATGCTCGGCCAGCCAGTAGCGGTGGTAGCCCCAGCGTTCGGCGTGCTGGGCCAGATCCAGCATGTTGGCGAAGGCGGCGCTGGTGTCGCTGCCTTCGCAGACCGGGGCGAGGTCGAGGATGGAGATCGGCATCATGGTGAGGCGGGTTCCTGCAGGCGATGCCGACGAGATGGGGGCGCGCGGCGTCGCTTGCAGGGGGCGCGACCGGAACGCTGATTTGCGCTGGATGTGGATGTGGATGTGGATGTGGATGTGGATGTGGATGTGGATGTGGATGTGGGTGTGGGTGTGGGTGTGGGTGTGGGTGTGGACAGGATGCTTGGCTGGCGGTCGTACCCTCACCCCAACCCCTCTCCCGGTGGGAGAGGGGCTTTGGCTCTTCCTTCTCCCACCGGGAGAAGGTGCCCCGAAGGGGCGGATGAGGGTACGGGCGAAGCCTCGCATCGTCAG encodes the following:
- the parE gene encoding DNA topoisomerase IV subunit B produces the protein MNTRYNAADIEVLSGLDPVKRRPGMYTDTARPNHLAQEVIDNAVDEALAGHARHIEVTLYKDGSCEVSDDGRGMPVDIHPEEKISGVELILTRLHAGGKFSDRNYTFSGGLHGVGVSVVNALSNRVELFIKREGNEYRMAFADGHAASKLEIVGSVGKKNTGTRLRFWPDPKYFDTPKFAVRALRHLLRAKAVLCPGLTVKLHDEATGEQDTWYFEDGLRDYLRGELSERELLPAELFVGSLKKDREIVDWAVAWVVEGELVQESYVNLIPTAQHGTHVNGLRSGLTDALREFCDFRNLLPRGVKLAPEDVWDRVAFVLSLKMTDPQFSGQTKERLSSRQAAGFIEGAAHDAFSLWLNQNVETGTRIAQIAIDRASARLKTEKQIVRKKVTQGPALPGKLADCISQDLSRTELFLVEGDSAGGSAKQARDKDFQAILPLRGKILNTWEVASGSVLASEEVHNLAIAIGCDPGKEEIDGLRYGKVVILADADSDGLHIATLLTALFLRHFPALVRAGHVFVAMPPLFRVDVGKQVFYALDEEEKRSLLDKIEREKIKGQVSVTRFKGLGEMNPQQLRESTIHPDTRRLVQLTVDDGDQTRSLMDMLLAKKRAGDRKQWLETKGDLASLEV
- a CDS encoding IS5 family transposase: MISLFAGHEREAKRQQIGDPLALLSRHIDFAGIAHVVDAKLSLGTGKRGGRPAWPTQVMIKLLLLQQLYNLSDDALEYQVLDRRSFQQFLGLEHSGKVPDAKTIWVWRERLKTKDLMGDISAAIGEQLQRAGFIARGGQIIDASIVSAPIQRNTREENAQIKQGDDVGQDWSDAKRAQKDMQARWTRKHGVAFYGYKLHASTDRRWGFIRRYDVSAANVHDSRHFEQVLDPDNTGRTVWADSGYADAAREADLKRRGYRPAIQHQGHARKPLSEAAKRRNRRIAKDRVFGEHPFARLAQQGGKFVRCIGLARAKVVIGLKVASHNVMRLARLQERAMAPA
- a CDS encoding CDP-diacylglycerol diphosphatase, yielding MPVLRFRLPLSLFLAALLAGCASVPAPPSVAESPAAHDPHAHDRQRLWRLLSTRCLPQARAGADPAPCSEVHAEPGQRYVLMKDLRGDYQYLLIPTVPVSGIEDPRARAAGAPNWLGLAWQARTRVERLLNRPLPRELASLTINPPSARSQDQLHVHIDCLAPQVRDQLQAMQASIGPTWAPLPQPLHGHAYRAMRVEGEELDANPLTLLARSLPPQQSMVHQTLAVVGAAFDGRPGFVLLAATALPGDGVGAEELQDHDCTGVVPAAPARG
- a CDS encoding S10 family peptidase; protein product: MPMTAALAADADAGNADKGDKPAAAEPAPLPADAQTSQSTQLDGRTLRYTVKVGTLPVKDKQGKVVADVVYTAYTMDGKDRPVTFALNGGPGAASVYLNLGAIGPKVVAFGSEGDSASAPAQLRDNPGTWLDFTDLVFIDPVGTGFSRSRVPDEQAKKQFYNPQADIEYLSRTIYDWLLKNQRLQSRKYLVGESYGGFRGPRITHYLQTKLGVAMNGVVLVSPYLNPTLDDNGDVSPLPWMLTLPSITAARLEREGKLTPEAMRQVIDYTRGDYVTALLRGRSDPAGTTRMIQQVTAMTGLDPAFVRRAGGRLETQAYLREVFRDKGELGSRYDSNVTAFDPFPNAPEQRANDPLLDSIIAPTTTAMVDFVTRVVGWKVDARYEALNYDVNRLWDWDDELRKGSVTQLRQSVAIDPKLRVLIVHGWNDLSCPFMGSVLTVDQMPVMGNDPTRVQVKNYPGGHMFYNRADSQRALRQDVMAMYRAN
- a CDS encoding inorganic phosphate transporter, with translation MLSLVLIVILAALVFEFINGFHDTANSIATVVATKVLSPGWAVMLAAAMNLVGALTGTAVAMTIASGLLNTDVVAVTPHVVLCALLGGIVWNLITWWKGLPSSSSHALIGGLCGAGLAAAHNDWGALIWSQNLGDWAKNKGLLWKVFVPMVTSPIAGFLLGIAVMLLLWAAIAGLAKLGGPLGRLARPRWVNAFFGKAQIASAAYMGYAHGHNDAQKTMGIIAMTLIGAQSTGALDDLPSWLAFLHPDASQGQGIATWIVLTCAVVMAAGTASGGWKIIKTLGHKMVKLHPIHGFAAETSSATILTLAAHFGMPVSTTHSISTAIMGVGFAKNPRSLRFGVIERIVWAWILTIPAAAGVAYLIFRGFALAGWV
- a CDS encoding DUF47 domain-containing protein — translated: MFSLQTIFGSGKQFYTLLDEAAQAAYDSTKALHAMMRESDRQPALDGFKLARLRERAASDKIGQALVDSFMTPIEREDIEALGSALYKIPKQVEKFADRYSLAIQHLEHIDFAPRSAMLEQAAAVVVEMVHDLRHMNLDRMSALNDKLRSLENEADRLMLELYRDIYSGRLDNLQMFLLKEFFEILEKAIDRCREAGVVVYQIVLKNS
- a CDS encoding hemolysin family protein, which gives rise to MLELLIVAALILLNGFFAMSEMSLMTSRKSRLKQMAQSSTRAAKALALAENPEHFLSTVQIGITAIGILTGTFGGEAMGVAIAAKLQALFPALAANFTLFGDPQPWSALIGKTLAIVLITFLTLIFGELVPKRLALTRSEVIAGFVAIPMGWLARIAAPFVWVLSRSTRLVLRLLGLGKEESASVTEEEIRMLVAESHEAGVIDAHERDMMNRVMRLGDRTADSLMTPRNRIAWLDANAEPQRNLQVMREHEFSRYPVYRGSDQDIAGVLEVKSLVTRMDGDATQLFQSLRDTLFVSESTHAMKLLEIFREEQQSMALVVDEYGEIQGLVTISDLMGAVVGRLQSADNADEDALVVTRADGSLLIDGSLAIEDLRELLGGAELPSAEEGDYNTLAGLCIYYFGRIPHAGEFFDWAGWRIEIVDLDGARVDKLLLRKLQDENSDDITG
- a CDS encoding exopolysaccharide biosynthesis protein; translation: MTSPGDAPGGAPHEGDHGYSAEGIRTLLDTFVLGDPDEHLRLRLILADLQQSAFGVFLFVAILPAFLPVPGLAGGISGPLVTLIGLQMLIGLRKPWLPRFIGERGPRRRTMQRFVGRIAPWLRRLDRLLKPRLPALVDTLPARAFSGLLLIVLGILLSLPIPFTNYAFGAMLLLFALALLERDGGLMLLSWLGSVAVALSLGLASDQVVDLGREWMHKLR